The Candidatus Saccharibacteria bacterium genome includes a region encoding these proteins:
- a CDS encoding ATP-binding protein — MKQELARTALILLYGFPGSGKTFFARQFCDDFKAAHVQDDRIRNELFENPRYDKQENQVVNHLMTYMAEEFLEAGVSVVFDTNAMRVSQRRKLRELARKSKARCMLIWSQIDTETAFTRTTKRDRRKSDDKYAQEIDRAKFDAISQNMQNPEPTEDYVVISGKHTFKTQRHMVAKKMYDIGLISPDLRDANAVKPGMVNLVPPRSAGRVDSSRRNISIR, encoded by the coding sequence ATGAAACAAGAGCTTGCACGCACGGCGTTGATACTACTATATGGGTTTCCTGGATCCGGTAAGACATTTTTTGCTAGACAATTCTGTGATGACTTCAAAGCGGCGCATGTTCAAGATGACCGCATACGTAATGAACTGTTTGAAAACCCAAGGTATGACAAACAAGAGAATCAGGTAGTTAACCACCTAATGACTTACATGGCAGAAGAATTTTTAGAAGCGGGCGTCAGTGTTGTTTTTGACACCAATGCAATGAGAGTAAGCCAGCGCAGAAAACTTCGTGAATTAGCTAGAAAGTCCAAGGCGCGTTGTATGCTTATATGGTCACAGATAGATACCGAAACTGCTTTCACGAGAACCACTAAACGGGATAGGCGAAAATCCGACGATAAATATGCACAAGAAATTGACCGCGCAAAGTTTGACGCTATAAGTCAAAATATGCAAAATCCTGAGCCGACCGAAGACTACGTAGTTATTAGTGGTAAGCATACCTTTAAGACACAACGGCACATGGTTGCTAAGAAAATGTACGATATAGGTCTGATTAGCCCTGACTTACGCGATGCCAATGCTGTTAAACCTGGCATGGTTAATCTGGTTCCGCCGCGTTCAGCCGGCCGCGTTGACTCTAGCCGACGTAATATTAGTATTAGGTAA